In the genome of Streptomyces sp. V2I9, one region contains:
- a CDS encoding cytochrome P450, whose product MSDAKDSGTPPAPAPPALPAPAAVEGSGIAYSRSLRFWLDPANLAEKLRQAGPVVRTRTGPAVAFQMNDPALIRKVGSTEDVFQFWGTDPCLKEVGGRGLPGAEGRVHRERRAVMRPALAAPRLTELGTSVRARTRRLLAEIPSDRPVDMRFEMGRLASGLIVESVLNSTLSSETLSALARSRSALSAGMIWKYTLSPWPWLPAPRQRAFRRAAALLDRATREVYENHRPDPDGGDVVSLLKRASGGDREKVLHDLYALLLAGIETTTGTLAWSCYELGRHPGHQEALRAEADAVLGADGSADAVRAELLPRAAGFITEITRVHGIPFLVRRTRHATCLGGQTVPARAVVTLPLGALRRDPDRYARPDEFDPLRWSPDAQPPLSPAAVFAYGLGPRYCPGAAVADILVPVALASLVHARTLRMARPGRKVRVSLELTPTPKGLSMVAAPREPQPGRAGAVPSRTGPDEHTAPDPRP is encoded by the coding sequence ATGTCCGACGCGAAGGATTCCGGGACGCCCCCGGCCCCCGCCCCGCCCGCGCTTCCGGCCCCGGCCGCGGTGGAGGGGTCGGGGATCGCGTACTCCCGCTCCCTGCGCTTCTGGCTGGACCCGGCGAACCTCGCGGAGAAGCTCCGGCAGGCGGGGCCCGTCGTCAGGACGAGGACCGGCCCGGCGGTCGCCTTCCAGATGAACGACCCCGCGCTCATCCGGAAGGTCGGGAGCACGGAGGACGTCTTCCAGTTCTGGGGTACGGACCCGTGTCTCAAGGAGGTCGGCGGCCGGGGGCTTCCCGGAGCCGAGGGCCGGGTCCACCGGGAGCGGCGCGCGGTGATGCGGCCGGCACTGGCGGCTCCGCGCCTGACGGAGCTGGGTACGTCGGTCCGGGCCCGGACCCGGCGTCTGCTGGCCGAGATCCCCTCCGACCGCCCCGTGGACATGCGGTTCGAGATGGGCCGCCTCGCGTCCGGGCTCATCGTGGAGTCCGTGCTGAACAGCACGTTGTCCTCGGAGACCCTGTCCGCGCTGGCCCGGTCGCGTTCCGCGTTGTCGGCCGGGATGATCTGGAAGTACACCCTGTCCCCGTGGCCGTGGCTGCCCGCGCCACGGCAGCGCGCCTTCCGCCGTGCGGCCGCGCTGCTCGACCGGGCCACCCGCGAGGTGTACGAGAACCACCGCCCCGATCCGGACGGCGGTGACGTCGTCTCCCTGCTCAAGCGCGCCTCCGGCGGCGATCGGGAGAAGGTGCTGCACGATCTGTACGCGCTGCTGCTCGCGGGCATCGAGACCACCACCGGGACGCTCGCCTGGTCCTGCTACGAGCTGGGCCGCCACCCCGGCCACCAGGAAGCGCTCCGGGCCGAGGCCGACGCCGTGCTCGGTGCGGACGGCTCCGCCGATGCCGTCCGTGCCGAACTCCTGCCCCGCGCCGCCGGCTTCATCACGGAGATCACGCGCGTCCACGGTATTCCGTTCCTGGTCCGCCGCACCCGTCACGCCACCTGTCTGGGCGGGCAGACCGTGCCCGCCCGTGCGGTGGTGACCCTGCCGCTCGGGGCGCTGCGCCGTGATCCGGACCGCTATGCGCGGCCGGACGAGTTCGACCCGCTGCGCTGGTCGCCCGACGCGCAGCCGCCGCTCTCCCCCGCCGCGGTGTTCGCCTACGGGCTGGGGCCGCGCTACTGCCCCGGCGCGGCGGTGGCCGACATCCTGGTGCCCGTCGCGCTGGCGAGCCTCGTCCACGCACGCACCCTGCGCATGGCCCGGCCCGGCAGGAAGGTCCGGGTCAGCCTGGAGCTCACCCCCACCCCCAAGGGCCTGTCGATGGTCGCCGCACCCCGCGAGCCGCAGCCCGGCCGCGCCGGGGCGGTGCCGTCCCGGACCGGCCCCGACGAGCACACCGCCCCCGACCCGCGCCCCTGA
- a CDS encoding type II toxin-antitoxin system Phd/YefM family antitoxin, with the protein METTAREFNQKSSQILAAAARGESITVTKNGTPVARVVPITDNDIPPYPTDPMGAIDLPDLALPDLTDEDIEHTLKGMGA; encoded by the coding sequence ATGGAGACCACGGCCCGCGAGTTCAACCAGAAATCCTCACAGATCCTCGCTGCGGCGGCACGCGGCGAGAGCATCACCGTCACCAAGAACGGCACCCCTGTGGCGCGCGTCGTTCCCATCACCGACAACGACATTCCTCCTTACCCCACCGACCCGATGGGCGCCATAGACCTCCCCGACCTCGCCCTGCCCGACCTCACGGACGAGGACATCGAGCACACACTCAAGGGGATGGGGGCGTGA
- a CDS encoding PP2C family protein-serine/threonine phosphatase, giving the protein MDRPSAVERALREAAPHEIFDVIRSLVERRHGALTVDLLLVDYAMTRLQPVGVLPRTRSPVPVHDSAPGRAFGAQEPYCVHDRAAATVTVHLPVSVRGDRLGILSVTLPASGDGGPAADVLADLQDCADALAHEVVVAERDTDLFLQARRAERLTLAAEMQWQLLPGRSCARAEYSLGAQLEPAYAIFGDSFDWSASADDLYVTVSNGMGEGIDAALLTNLCVNALRNARRAGLSLSDQAYLADQAVYGQYGGDQYLSTLLFRFHLPTGEAEVVDAGSPRVWRVREGVVEPIEFEAQMPLGMFEDTDYVAQRFRVEPGDRLLFISDGVYDALSPAGEKYSLRALAASINSTRLLPAPQVPRVMLQELLGHRGSGPAADDSLVMCLDWHGRPAP; this is encoded by the coding sequence GTGGACAGACCCAGCGCGGTCGAGCGCGCTCTGCGCGAAGCCGCGCCCCACGAGATCTTCGACGTCATCCGCTCCCTGGTCGAACGCCGGCACGGCGCGCTGACCGTGGACCTGCTGCTCGTCGACTACGCGATGACGAGGCTGCAGCCCGTCGGGGTCCTTCCCCGCACCCGCTCACCGGTCCCGGTGCACGACAGCGCTCCGGGCCGCGCGTTCGGAGCGCAGGAGCCGTACTGCGTGCACGACCGTGCGGCGGCCACGGTGACGGTGCACCTCCCGGTCAGCGTCCGGGGGGACCGGCTGGGCATCCTCAGCGTCACCCTCCCGGCGTCCGGGGACGGCGGGCCGGCGGCGGACGTGCTGGCGGACCTCCAGGACTGCGCCGACGCGCTGGCGCACGAGGTGGTCGTCGCGGAACGCGACACCGACCTCTTCCTCCAGGCACGGCGGGCGGAACGGCTGACCCTGGCCGCCGAGATGCAGTGGCAGCTCCTGCCCGGCCGCTCCTGCGCACGGGCGGAGTACAGCCTCGGCGCGCAGCTGGAGCCCGCCTACGCCATCTTCGGCGACAGCTTCGACTGGTCGGCCTCGGCCGACGACCTGTACGTGACCGTCAGCAACGGCATGGGCGAGGGCATCGACGCCGCCCTGCTGACGAACCTCTGCGTCAACGCGCTGCGCAACGCCCGCCGCGCCGGGCTGAGCCTGAGCGACCAGGCGTACCTGGCCGACCAGGCGGTGTACGGGCAGTACGGCGGGGACCAGTACCTGTCGACGCTGCTCTTCCGCTTCCACCTGCCGACCGGGGAGGCGGAGGTCGTCGACGCGGGGTCACCGCGGGTGTGGCGGGTGCGCGAGGGGGTGGTGGAGCCGATCGAGTTCGAGGCGCAGATGCCGCTCGGGATGTTCGAGGACACCGACTACGTCGCGCAGCGCTTCCGGGTCGAGCCCGGTGACCGCCTGCTGTTCATCAGCGACGGCGTCTACGACGCGCTGTCCCCGGCCGGCGAGAAGTACAGCCTCCGGGCCCTGGCCGCGTCGATCAACAGCACGCGGCTGCTGCCCGCCCCGCAGGTGCCCCGCGTGATGCTCCAGGAGCTGCTCGGCCACCGGGGGTCCGGCCCGGCGGCTGACGACTCCCTCGTGATGTGCCTGGACTGGCACGGCCGCCCGGCTCCCTGA
- a CDS encoding MOSC domain-containing protein — protein MATVVDLITYPVKGCAGTSVSSARLTPAGLAHDRTFMVVGVDGVHRTQRRDPRLALVRPTISADGSRLVLASPSAASPSAASASSAAADAGSGGGAGHGEVHVDVTTSAPRRDVDLFGVTYQGIDQGDEAAAWLSDFLGVPSRLVRVPPEHDRKTDGLTPGTSGYADSSAVHLLSRASLAHLSTRLAERGAAPLSLDRFRPNIVVGGAPEGHGAEDGAADWATEPHAEDRIRRAAIGTAGLGYTKLAVRCAVTLVDQEAGARGGPEPLRTLADYRRASWGGVVFGAKFAVTRPGRLSVGDEVAVEEWGDAEA, from the coding sequence ATGGCCACGGTCGTCGATCTGATCACCTATCCCGTCAAGGGGTGCGCGGGAACGTCCGTGAGCAGCGCGCGGCTGACCCCGGCCGGTCTCGCGCACGACCGCACATTCATGGTCGTCGGCGTGGACGGGGTCCACCGCACCCAGCGCCGCGACCCGCGCCTCGCGCTCGTCCGGCCCACCATCAGCGCGGACGGCAGCCGGCTCGTGCTCGCCTCCCCCTCCGCCGCTTCCCCCTCCGCCGCGTCCGCGTCCTCGGCCGCTGCCGATGCGGGGAGCGGCGGCGGGGCGGGGCACGGGGAGGTGCACGTGGACGTCACCACCTCCGCGCCCCGGCGCGACGTGGACCTGTTCGGGGTGACGTACCAGGGCATCGACCAGGGCGACGAGGCCGCCGCCTGGCTCTCGGACTTCCTCGGCGTCCCGAGCCGCCTGGTCCGCGTGCCGCCGGAGCACGACCGGAAGACCGACGGCCTGACCCCCGGCACGTCCGGCTACGCCGACAGCAGCGCCGTCCACCTGCTCTCCCGCGCCTCCCTCGCCCACCTGAGCACGCGGTTGGCGGAGCGCGGCGCGGCGCCGCTGTCCCTGGACCGCTTCCGCCCGAACATCGTCGTCGGCGGCGCACCCGAGGGGCACGGGGCGGAGGACGGGGCCGCGGACTGGGCGACGGAACCGCACGCCGAGGACCGCATCCGCCGCGCGGCCATCGGCACGGCCGGGCTCGGGTACACGAAGCTCGCCGTGCGCTGCGCGGTCACCCTGGTCGACCAGGAGGCCGGGGCACGGGGCGGCCCGGAGCCGCTGCGGACGCTGGCGGACTACCGCCGGGCGTCGTGGGGCGGCGTGGTGTTCGGCGCGAAGTTCGCCGTGACGCGGCCGGGCAGGCTGTCGGTGGGCGACGAGGTGGCCGTGGAGGAGTGGGGCGACGCGGAGGCGTGA
- a CDS encoding M23 family metallopeptidase, protein MRSPRTCLLALLALLGGLLTVTAAASPAAAAPNFKAPYACGQQWTYSHHSAEVRQALDFVRTDGGGTAGSPVLASAAGTAYRYSQPSGAGNYIAIEHGGGWKTYYFHLAAFSVAHGAQVAQGQQIGTAGSTGNSSGAHIHYEQLYNGVGQTIVINGRSLAPYPGSYYSKYLTSDNGCGSGAGKFWVDTFADATGYAAADAVDAQGILKAGTNYVYCKVWGARVGTATQFNHWWLRTDLDVVYAGKNGRNAYVSAYYLSRWGNDEARDNNGTVIPNC, encoded by the coding sequence ATGCGCTCACCCCGCACCTGTCTCCTGGCCCTGCTCGCGCTCCTCGGAGGGCTGCTCACCGTCACCGCCGCCGCCAGTCCCGCGGCGGCCGCGCCGAACTTCAAAGCGCCGTACGCCTGCGGCCAGCAGTGGACCTACAGCCATCACTCCGCCGAGGTCAGACAGGCCCTCGACTTCGTCCGCACCGACGGCGGGGGCACCGCGGGCTCCCCGGTCCTCGCCTCGGCCGCGGGGACGGCGTACCGCTACTCCCAGCCGAGCGGCGCGGGCAACTACATCGCGATCGAACACGGCGGCGGCTGGAAGACGTACTACTTCCACCTCGCCGCGTTCTCCGTCGCCCACGGGGCACAGGTCGCCCAGGGCCAGCAGATCGGGACCGCCGGCTCCACCGGGAACAGCTCCGGCGCGCACATCCATTACGAGCAGCTGTACAACGGAGTCGGCCAGACCATCGTGATCAACGGCCGCTCGCTCGCGCCGTATCCGGGCTCGTACTACAGCAAGTACCTGACCAGCGACAACGGTTGCGGGAGCGGAGCCGGAAAGTTCTGGGTCGACACCTTCGCCGACGCCACCGGCTACGCCGCCGCCGACGCGGTGGACGCACAGGGCATCCTCAAGGCCGGCACGAACTACGTGTACTGCAAGGTGTGGGGCGCGCGGGTCGGCACGGCGACCCAGTTCAACCACTGGTGGCTGCGCACCGACCTGGACGTCGTGTACGCGGGCAAGAACGGGCGCAACGCGTACGTCTCGGCGTACTACCTCTCCCGGTGGGGCAACGACGAGGCCCGCGACAACAACGGGACGGTGATCCCGAACTGCTGA
- a CDS encoding 3-oxoacyl-ACP reductase, translated as MADRYLHLTGTAPGRFLTRRLGLPQPVPLRRWSRETPRLDGPLLHLAAGEPAIGDELAKALATTGLTVEARAERPAGIVLDATGVTSARGLAQVHAALHPVVRSLAPGGRIVVIGTLPSPEDHHQAAAQQALEGFVRSLGKEIGRGATAQLVRLPAGAAPVAAESTLRFLLSPRSAYVSGQVIELTDAAPDPVADHDAPLAGRTALVTGAARGIGASVASVLARDGARLIVLDVPGAQDDLVRTADRLGATALPLDITAPDAAARIAAAAPDGLDVLVHNAGITRDRRLANMPAERWAQVVEVNLDSVLRTTDELLASGTLNRGGRIVATASIAGIAGNNGQTNYAASKAGIIGLVRSLGPRAAAEHGVTVNAVAPGFIETKMTAAVPLLIREAGRRMNSLTQGGLPVDVAETVAWFAQPGSAAVNGQVLRVCGQSLLGA; from the coding sequence ATGGCCGATCGCTATCTGCACCTCACCGGCACAGCACCCGGCCGCTTCCTCACCCGCCGGCTCGGCCTGCCACAACCCGTCCCACTGCGCCGCTGGAGCCGTGAAACACCGCGCCTGGACGGGCCGTTGCTGCATCTGGCCGCCGGGGAACCCGCGATCGGGGACGAGCTGGCGAAGGCGCTGGCGACCACCGGCCTCACCGTGGAGGCGCGGGCCGAGCGCCCCGCCGGGATCGTGCTGGACGCCACCGGGGTCACCTCCGCGCGGGGCCTCGCCCAGGTGCACGCGGCCCTCCACCCGGTCGTACGGTCGCTCGCTCCCGGTGGCCGGATCGTCGTCATCGGCACGCTCCCGTCCCCCGAGGACCACCACCAGGCCGCTGCCCAGCAGGCGTTGGAGGGCTTCGTCCGGTCGCTGGGGAAGGAGATCGGGCGTGGCGCGACCGCGCAGCTGGTGCGCCTCCCGGCCGGTGCCGCGCCGGTGGCCGCCGAGTCCACCCTCCGCTTCCTGCTCTCCCCCCGCTCCGCCTACGTCAGCGGCCAGGTGATCGAGCTGACCGACGCCGCACCGGACCCCGTGGCCGACCACGACGCCCCGCTCGCCGGCCGGACCGCCCTGGTCACCGGCGCGGCGCGGGGCATCGGCGCGTCCGTCGCCTCGGTACTGGCCCGCGACGGGGCCCGGCTGATCGTGCTGGACGTGCCCGGGGCCCAGGACGACCTGGTGCGCACCGCCGACCGGCTCGGGGCGACCGCGCTGCCGCTGGACATCACGGCACCCGACGCCGCCGCCCGCATCGCCGCCGCCGCACCGGACGGGCTCGACGTCCTCGTCCACAACGCGGGCATCACCCGCGACCGCCGACTCGCCAACATGCCGGCCGAGCGGTGGGCGCAGGTCGTCGAGGTCAACCTCGACAGCGTGCTCCGCACCACCGACGAACTGCTGGCCTCCGGCACGCTGAACCGGGGCGGGCGGATCGTGGCCACCGCCTCCATCGCGGGCATCGCGGGCAACAACGGCCAGACGAACTACGCGGCCAGCAAGGCCGGGATCATCGGCCTGGTCCGCTCGCTCGGCCCGCGCGCCGCCGCCGAGCACGGCGTCACGGTCAACGCGGTGGCCCCCGGGTTCATCGAGACGAAGATGACCGCCGCCGTGCCGCTCCTCATCCGCGAGGCGGGACGGCGGATGAACTCCCTCACCCAGGGCGGACTTCCGGTGGACGTCGCCGAGACGGTCGCCTGGTTCGCGCAGCCCGGCTCCGCCGCCGTCAACGGCCAGGTGCTGCGCGTCTGCGGCCAGAGCCTGCTGGGGGCGTGA
- a CDS encoding PIN domain-containing protein — MSLTAIADTNALYRLLDPRLTGHEAHKKALSTISHLIVSPFILAELDYLITTKADAGKALAAARFIERNAATRRFEIPSVGAHLSAAIAVAEGYADVDGGKGIGLADAMNVALAAAYRTEVAFTSDRHFRMVRPLTGHKAFRLLPEDL; from the coding sequence GTGAGCCTGACCGCCATTGCCGACACCAACGCTCTCTACCGGCTCCTCGATCCACGACTCACCGGTCACGAAGCGCACAAGAAGGCACTGTCGACGATCAGCCACTTGATCGTCTCTCCGTTCATCCTTGCCGAGCTGGACTATCTGATCACCACCAAGGCAGATGCCGGCAAAGCTCTGGCAGCAGCACGCTTCATCGAGCGCAACGCAGCCACTCGCCGGTTCGAGATCCCCTCCGTCGGGGCGCATCTGAGTGCGGCGATCGCCGTCGCGGAGGGGTACGCCGATGTGGACGGCGGCAAGGGCATCGGACTTGCGGACGCGATGAACGTCGCCCTGGCCGCCGCGTACCGTACCGAGGTCGCCTTCACCTCGGACCGCCACTTCCGCATGGTCCGCCCCCTGACCGGCCACAAGGCATTCCGGTTGCTCCCCGAGGACCTGTGA
- a CDS encoding long-chain fatty acid--CoA ligase, giving the protein MSTPSSAPATTTPPGPVLVEPTKKRGPDGRVQEVSVPEFAPAVRSGSLAEIPFDNARQAPADPVLSRKDAEGVWQDVGAADFAAEVLAVAKGLIAEGLRAGDRIAIMARTTYEWTLLDFAAWAAGLVTVPVYPTSSAFQARWILQNSGAVACAVETKEQGRLISQERKQLGDLAHLWQFDTGAIGHLKALGKDVPDAAVSARRAALSPDTPATLIYTSGTTGRPKGCVLTHGNFFAEVDNAIELLHPVFKSVSKDPASTLLFLPLSHVFGRMVAIGCMRARVRLGHAPSIQTEDLLADLAGFRPTFLLAIPYVLEKVYNTGRATAEKMGRASSFDRAARIAQRYGKAVEAAEHGTGPGPGLGLRAARALYDPLVYRRIRAALGGKVRYVICGGSPLGRRLAAFYEGAGISIFEGYGLTETTAAHTVTPPLKPRLGTVGWPLPGNAVRIAEDGEVMLKGGQVFRGYWDGDRAEVTPALLPDDWFPTGDLGALDEDGYLTITGRKKDIIITSGGKNVTPAPLEDWLRAHPLISQCMVVGDNRSFITALITLEPDGIQHWRQMTKKQDVPMRDLIHDEELRTSLQKAVDEANRLVSRAESIRKFTVLPVDFTEEKGHLTPSLKLKRDAIARDFAAEIEELYRK; this is encoded by the coding sequence GTGTCTACGCCATCTTCCGCCCCCGCGACCACCACGCCCCCCGGACCTGTTTTGGTCGAACCGACGAAGAAGCGCGGCCCGGACGGCCGGGTCCAGGAGGTCTCCGTACCGGAGTTCGCCCCGGCCGTGCGGAGCGGCTCGCTCGCCGAGATCCCGTTCGACAACGCACGACAGGCCCCGGCGGACCCGGTCCTCAGCCGCAAGGACGCCGAGGGCGTCTGGCAGGACGTCGGCGCCGCCGACTTCGCCGCCGAGGTGCTGGCGGTGGCGAAGGGCCTGATCGCGGAGGGGCTGCGGGCGGGGGACCGGATCGCGATCATGGCCCGGACGACGTACGAGTGGACGCTGCTGGACTTCGCGGCGTGGGCGGCCGGGCTGGTGACGGTCCCCGTCTACCCCACCTCCTCCGCGTTCCAGGCCCGCTGGATCCTCCAGAACTCCGGCGCGGTGGCCTGCGCGGTGGAGACCAAGGAACAGGGCCGGCTGATCAGCCAGGAGCGCAAGCAACTCGGCGACCTGGCACACCTGTGGCAGTTCGACACGGGGGCGATCGGCCACCTGAAGGCCCTCGGCAAGGACGTGCCGGACGCGGCGGTGTCCGCCCGCCGGGCCGCCCTGTCGCCGGACACCCCGGCCACCCTGATCTACACCTCGGGCACCACGGGCCGCCCTAAGGGGTGCGTCCTGACCCACGGCAACTTCTTCGCCGAGGTCGACAACGCGATCGAACTGCTGCACCCCGTCTTCAAGTCGGTCTCCAAGGATCCGGCCTCCACGCTGCTCTTCCTCCCCCTCTCGCACGTCTTCGGCCGCATGGTGGCGATCGGCTGCATGCGGGCGCGGGTGCGCCTGGGCCACGCCCCCTCCATCCAGACGGAGGACCTGCTGGCCGACCTGGCGGGCTTCCGCCCGACCTTCCTCCTCGCCATCCCGTACGTCCTGGAGAAGGTCTACAACACGGGCCGGGCGACCGCCGAGAAGATGGGCCGGGCCTCCTCGTTCGACCGGGCGGCCCGCATCGCGCAGCGCTACGGCAAGGCGGTCGAGGCCGCCGAACACGGTACGGGTCCGGGGCCCGGCCTCGGGCTGCGCGCCGCCCGCGCCCTCTACGACCCGCTCGTCTACCGCCGCATCCGGGCGGCGCTGGGCGGCAAGGTCCGGTACGTGATCTGCGGCGGCTCCCCGCTGGGCCGCCGGCTCGCCGCGTTCTACGAGGGCGCGGGCATCAGCATCTTCGAGGGGTACGGGCTCACGGAGACCACGGCCGCCCACACGGTGACCCCGCCGCTCAAACCCCGCCTGGGCACCGTGGGCTGGCCGCTGCCCGGCAACGCGGTGCGCATCGCGGAGGACGGCGAGGTGATGCTCAAGGGCGGCCAGGTGTTCCGGGGGTACTGGGACGGCGACCGGGCGGAGGTGACCCCCGCCCTCCTGCCCGACGACTGGTTCCCCACGGGCGACCTGGGCGCGCTGGACGAGGACGGCTACCTGACGATCACGGGCCGCAAGAAGGACATCATCATCACCTCGGGCGGCAAGAACGTCACCCCGGCCCCGCTGGAGGACTGGCTGCGCGCCCACCCCCTGATCAGCCAGTGCATGGTGGTCGGCGACAACCGCTCGTTCATCACCGCGCTGATCACCCTGGAGCCGGACGGCATCCAGCACTGGCGCCAGATGACCAAGAAGCAGGACGTCCCGATGCGGGACCTGATCCACGACGAGGAGCTGCGCACCTCGCTCCAGAAGGCGGTGGACGAGGCCAACCGCCTCGTCTCCCGCGCGGAGTCGATCCGCAAGTTCACGGTCCTGCCGGTGGACTTCACGGAGGAGAAGGGCCACCTGACCCCGTCGCTGAAGCTGAAGCGGGACGCGATAGCACGGGACTTCGCGGCGGAGATCGAGGAGTTGTACCGGAAGTGA
- a CDS encoding MaoC/PaaZ C-terminal domain-containing protein: MTSLSASLLRGALLSPLKDAGRPDTTLPPVRLTRPASPVAPGPLAAYSGICGFAESGELPLTYPHVLAFPDTMRLMTGRTFPLPVLGLVHTWMEITPHRPVHREEQLQLTVYAEALSPHRRGTEVTMTTEAQVAGELVWASRSGYLSRHATRRPATDAAPAAPATDPAAHPVSPSPTAPEELPARAEWMLPGDLGRRYGAVSGDRNPIHLHPLTARLFGFPRAIAHGMWTAARCLAEATDPGGIRTVRVEFRAPVLLPATVTYAADATGHAFALRGPGGRVHLLGSVTR; the protein is encoded by the coding sequence ATGACCTCACTCAGCGCGTCGCTCCTGCGCGGGGCCCTCCTCTCCCCGCTCAAGGACGCCGGACGCCCGGACACCACCCTGCCGCCGGTCCGCCTCACCCGCCCCGCCTCGCCCGTCGCGCCGGGACCCCTCGCCGCGTACAGCGGGATCTGCGGGTTCGCGGAGTCCGGGGAGCTGCCGCTCACCTATCCGCATGTGCTGGCCTTCCCGGACACCATGCGGCTGATGACCGGCCGGACCTTCCCGCTGCCGGTGCTCGGGCTCGTCCACACCTGGATGGAGATCACCCCGCACCGGCCGGTGCACCGGGAGGAACAACTCCAACTCACCGTTTATGCGGAGGCGTTGAGTCCGCACCGCAGGGGCACCGAGGTCACGATGACGACCGAGGCGCAAGTGGCCGGGGAGCTGGTGTGGGCGTCCCGCAGCGGCTATCTCTCCCGCCACGCGACCCGCCGCCCGGCGACGGACGCGGCGCCGGCCGCCCCGGCGACGGACCCGGCGGCGCACCCGGTGAGCCCGTCCCCCACTGCCCCCGAGGAGCTGCCCGCCCGCGCCGAGTGGATGCTCCCCGGCGACCTCGGGCGGCGGTACGGGGCCGTCTCCGGGGACCGCAACCCGATCCATCTGCACCCCCTGACCGCCCGGCTGTTCGGCTTCCCCCGTGCCATCGCGCACGGCATGTGGACGGCCGCCCGCTGCCTGGCCGAGGCCACCGACCCCGGCGGCATCCGCACCGTACGGGTCGAGTTCAGGGCCCCTGTCCTGCTGCCGGCCACCGTGACGTACGCGGCCGACGCCACCGGCCACGCCTTCGCGCTGCGCGGGCCCGGAGGGCGCGTCCACCTCCTGGGGTCGGTGACCCGGTAG
- a CDS encoding acetyl-CoA C-acetyltransferase, translating into MTRPWTPLPVPQPRRVAVIGGSRIPFARSDGPYATASNQDLLTAALDGLVERYGLAGERVGAFVAGAVLKHSRDFNLARETVLGSALDPRTPAYDIQQACGTGLQAVVAAANTIALGSVDSAVAGGSDTTSDAPLGVNDELRRILLAARRAKSAGARLKALSAVRPRHLVPDIPRNAEPRTGLSMGEHAAVTARRWGITREDQDLLAATSHQRLAAAYERGFLDDLVVPYRGLDRDQNLRPGSTVGKLAALKPVFGTSGPDPTMTAGNSTPLTDGAATVLLASEEWARERGLEPLAYLSLYETGAVDYVDGDDGLLMAPAYAVPRLLERAGLGIEDFDLVEIHEAFASQVLATLAAWEKQGLAPVDRERLNVAGSSLATGHPFAATGARIVATLAKLLAEREGPGRGLISVCAAGGQGVTAILERP; encoded by the coding sequence ATGACGCGCCCGTGGACTCCGCTCCCCGTGCCGCAGCCGCGCCGCGTCGCGGTGATCGGCGGCAGCCGCATCCCGTTCGCCCGCTCCGACGGCCCGTACGCGACCGCCTCCAACCAGGACCTCCTGACGGCCGCGCTCGACGGCCTGGTGGAGCGGTACGGTCTGGCCGGGGAGCGCGTCGGGGCGTTCGTGGCGGGCGCGGTCCTCAAGCACAGCCGCGATTTCAACCTGGCACGCGAGACCGTCCTCGGCTCCGCCCTCGATCCTCGTACCCCGGCCTACGACATTCAACAGGCGTGTGGCACCGGCCTCCAGGCGGTCGTCGCCGCCGCGAACACCATCGCGCTCGGCTCCGTCGACTCGGCCGTCGCGGGCGGCTCCGACACCACCAGCGACGCCCCGCTCGGCGTCAACGACGAACTGCGCCGCATCCTGCTCGCCGCCCGCCGCGCGAAGTCGGCCGGAGCCCGCCTGAAGGCCCTGTCCGCCGTACGCCCCCGCCACCTCGTCCCGGACATCCCGCGCAACGCCGAACCCCGCACGGGCCTGTCGATGGGCGAGCACGCCGCCGTGACCGCCCGCCGCTGGGGGATCACCCGCGAGGACCAGGACCTGCTGGCCGCCACGAGCCACCAGCGGCTGGCCGCCGCGTACGAACGGGGCTTCCTGGACGACCTGGTGGTCCCGTACCGGGGCCTGGACCGCGACCAGAACCTGCGTCCGGGGTCGACGGTCGGGAAACTCGCCGCCCTGAAGCCGGTGTTCGGGACCTCCGGACCCGACCCGACGATGACGGCGGGCAATTCGACGCCGCTGACGGACGGCGCGGCGACGGTCCTGCTGGCGAGCGAGGAGTGGGCGCGTGAGCGCGGCCTCGAACCGCTGGCGTACCTCTCCCTGTACGAGACGGGCGCGGTGGACTACGTGGACGGCGACGACGGCCTCCTCATGGCCCCCGCGTACGCGGTGCCCCGCCTGCTGGAGCGGGCCGGGCTGGGGATCGAGGACTTCGACCTGGTCGAGATCCACGAGGCGTTCGCCTCCCAGGTGCTGGCCACCCTCGCCGCCTGGGAGAAGCAGGGCCTGGCCCCGGTGGACCGCGAGCGCCTGAACGTGGCCGGTTCCTCCCTGGCCACCGGCCATCCCTTCGCCGCGACGGGCGCCCGGATCGTGGCGACGCTGGCGAAACTCCTGGCGGAACGGGAGGGGCCGGGGCGCGGCCTGATCTCGGTCTGCGCGGCGGGCGGGCAGGGGGTGACGGCGATCCTGGAGCGCCCCTGA